CCTCGCCGAAGCGCACGGTCTTGCCGTTGGAGGCGAACAGCAGGATGTCGCGCTCACCGTCGGTCAGGCCAACGCCAACCAGCGCATCGCCCTCGTCGAGGTTGATCGCGATCTTGCCGCGGGCCAGACGGAAGGCGAACTCGCCCAGCGGGGTCTTCTTGACCGTACCGTTCTTCGTAGCGAAGAACACGAACTGGCCATCGGCGTACTCGCGCACCGGCAGCACGGCCTGCACGCGTTCGCCCGGTTCCAGCGGAATCCAGTTGATGATCGGACGGCCACGGGCGTTGGAACCCGCTTCCGGCAGCTGGTAGACCGGCAGCCAGAACACCTTGCCCGAACTGGTGAAGGTCAGCAGCGTGTCATGCGTGTTGACCAGCCACAGCTGTTCGATGAAATCCTCTTCCTTGGTCGCCGCCGCACTACGGCCACGGCCGCCACGGCGCTGCGCGCGGTACACGCTCACCGGCTGGCGCTTCACGTAACCGGCGTGCGACACGGTGACCACCACATCTTCCGGCGCGATCAGGTCGAGGATGTCCAGGTCTTCTTCGCTGTGGCGGATCTCGGTACGACGCTCGTCACCGAACTCGGCCTTGACGCTGACCAGCTCTTCGCGGATCACCTGCAGCAGGCGGTCGGGGTCTTCCAGGATGTGGATCAGCCCGGCGATCACTTCCAGCAGCTGCTTGTACTCGTCGGTCAGGCGGTCCTGCTCCAGCCCCGTCAGGCGGTGCAGGCGCATTTCCAGGATCTGGGTGGCCTGGATCTCGGTCAGCTGGTAGCCGCCCTCGATCAGGCCCACGCCTTTGGGCAGGTCTTCCGGACGCGAGGCTTCGGCACCGGCGGCACCCAGCATCGCGCCGACCAGGCCCGGCTCCCACACGCGTGCGAGCATGCGCTCGCGGGCTTCGTTGGGGTTCGGCGAGGTCTTGATCAGTTCGATCATCTCGTCGATGTTGGCCAGCGCGACGGTCAGGCCTTCCAGCACGTGGGCACGGGCGCGCGCCTTGCGCAGCTCGAACACGGTGCGGCGGGTGACCACTTCGCGACGGTGGCGGACGAACGCCTCGAGCATCTGCTTGAGGTTCATCAACTGCGGGCGGCCGTCGACCAGCGCCACCATGTTGATGCCGAACACCGATTCCATCTGCGTCTGCTGGTACAGGTTGTTCAGCACAACCTCGGCAGATTCACCGCGCTTGATCTCGATGTAGATGCGCATGCCGTCCTTGTCGGACTCATCGCGCAGCTCGCTGATGCCTTCGATCTTCTTTTCCTTGACCAGTTCGGCGATCTTCTCGATCAGACGCGCCTTGTTCACCTGGTAAGGAATTTCAGTGACGATGATCGATTCGCGGCCGTTGTCGGCCACTTCGATATCGGCCTTGGCACGGATGCGCACGCGGCCACGGCCGGTGCGGTAGCCGGCGACGATGCCGGCGGTGCCATTGATGATGCCGGCGGTCGGGAAATCCGGGCCCGGGATGTATTCCATCAGGCCGTCGACGTCGATTTCCGGGTTGTCGATCAGCGCGATGCAGGCGTTGATCGATTCGCTCAGATTGTGCGGCGGGATATTGGTCGCCATGCCCACCGCGATACCGGCCGAACCATTGACCAGCAGGTTCGGGAACCGGGTCGGCATGACCGTCGGCTCCAGTTCCTTTTCGTCGTAGTTGGGCTGGAAATCGACGGTTTCCTTGTCGATGTCGGCCATCAGCTCATGCGCGAGGCGCGACATGCG
This genomic interval from Stenotrophomonas sp. 57 contains the following:
- the gyrA gene encoding DNA gyrase subunit A, with product MAETAKEIIQVNLEDEMRKSYLDYAMSVIVGRALPDARDGLKPVHRRVLFAMNELNAHSNKPYFKSARIVGDVIGKYHPHGDQSVYDTLVRLAQPFSLRYMLVDGQGNFGSIDGDSAAAMRYTEARMSRLAHELMADIDKETVDFQPNYDEKELEPTVMPTRFPNLLVNGSAGIAVGMATNIPPHNLSESINACIALIDNPEIDVDGLMEYIPGPDFPTAGIINGTAGIVAGYRTGRGRVRIRAKADIEVADNGRESIIVTEIPYQVNKARLIEKIAELVKEKKIEGISELRDESDKDGMRIYIEIKRGESAEVVLNNLYQQTQMESVFGINMVALVDGRPQLMNLKQMLEAFVRHRREVVTRRTVFELRKARARAHVLEGLTVALANIDEMIELIKTSPNPNEARERMLARVWEPGLVGAMLGAAGAEASRPEDLPKGVGLIEGGYQLTEIQATQILEMRLHRLTGLEQDRLTDEYKQLLEVIAGLIHILEDPDRLLQVIREELVSVKAEFGDERRTEIRHSEEDLDILDLIAPEDVVVTVSHAGYVKRQPVSVYRAQRRGGRGRSAAATKEEDFIEQLWLVNTHDTLLTFTSSGKVFWLPVYQLPEAGSNARGRPIINWIPLEPGERVQAVLPVREYADGQFVFFATKNGTVKKTPLGEFAFRLARGKIAINLDEGDALVGVGLTDGERDILLFASNGKTVRFGEDKVRSMGRTATGVRGIKMPPGEEVVSLIVAESAGGIEDENEDDNGVEEAAANGDAVIDGADDASVQYILTATENGYGKRTPLPDYPRKGRGTQGVIGIQTTERNGKLVAAVLMGSDDEVLLISDGGTLVRTRGSEISRVGRNTQGVTLIRLSKDEKLQAVERMDASIEEDEDEVATAAPAAAEGAPAAASSEDAAQE